The genomic region GCGGCGACCACCGAGACGATCTGAATGACGGTTTTGAGCTTGCCGATCTCGCTGGCCTGAATGGTGAAGCCTTCGGTCGCGGCGATCGAACGCAACCCGGAGACGAGAAACTCTCGCCCTATGACCAGAACGGCGATCCACGGCGGAACGACGCGCGGATTGTAAGCGACCAAAATAATAAAGGCCGCGCTGACCATGAGCTTATCGGCGAGCGGGTCAAGCAGCATTCCCGTCGTCGTGATCTGCTGGCGCCGCCGCGCGAGGTAGCCGTCGAGCCCGTCGGTAATGCTCGCCAAAATAAAGACGATGGAGGCAATCACTTCCTGCTCGCCGCCACGCAGGCCCACGGCTCCATGACCACCCGTCCACGGAAAAGCGGGCGAGAGTATCCAGAGCAGAAGGGGCACGCAGGCAACGCGGCTCATCGTGATGGAGTTGGGCAAATTCATGCGCAGACGGTCGAAAACGGCGTGGGAGGATATACCGCCCAATGATAGTAATTCTGCCACATCGGGGATAGCAGCGGCGTAAAAGCCATGCAGACCTCTTATCTGGAAGACGACCCTCGCGGCGAAATTGTTGCCCCCTTTACCGATTCTTCTTTAAATCTCAGCTCGCTTCGACAATAAATCTCCTGCATTCAACATCTCTCTCGTATTCCCCCTGAAATGCCGATAAAGAGACCGTACGCCACGACGGCTCAAAGAGTGTCCCAAATGTCGATTCAAAGCTTCGCCCTGAAGACGATCACCCTTATCGCATTGATATCTGTGTCTCTCCCGGCGGCGACGCAACAGCTTTCGACCGACCAGACCACGAAGAATGAAGTCAAGACAGTCGCGACATCCCAGACAACAGCCGTCGCAACCAGTGTCGTCCTCACGATCTCTACAGCGTCTACGATCTCCTATGGCGAGGACGTTGGCGGCTACGCGCTGGTCAGCTCCAGCGATGGCACCCCCTTATCGGGGACAGTGACGTTTTACGACGGTGCAACAAACATCTGCACGATACCGGTGACCCAGACGACAAGCTGCCCTGCCGGTGCCGGAACCGGATTTGTAGCCAGAACCCACATGCTGACGGCGGCATATTCCGGAGACTCCAACCATCTACGCTCAACTTCGAATGGTGTGCCGGTCGTGGTCTTACCCGACGTAACGACGCTAAGCCTGACCAGTTCCATGAATCCGGCAAGCTATGGGAACAACGTGGCGTTGACTGCCACCGCACGAGGAAACCATGCAGTTCCTTCAGGACAGATCGAATTTCTCGATGGAACAAATCTCATTGCAACCGCCACGCT from Granulicella sp. L56 harbors:
- the pgsA gene encoding CDP-diacylglycerol--glycerol-3-phosphate 3-phosphatidyltransferase, with the protein product MNLPNSITMSRVACVPLLLWILSPAFPWTGGHGAVGLRGGEQEVIASIVFILASITDGLDGYLARRRQQITTTGMLLDPLADKLMVSAAFIILVAYNPRVVPPWIAVLVIGREFLVSGLRSIAATEGFTIQASEIGKLKTVIQIVSVVAA